In the genome of Arachis stenosperma cultivar V10309 chromosome 6, arast.V10309.gnm1.PFL2, whole genome shotgun sequence, the window TGGCTCCAGAGCAATGGGAACCAGAGATCAGAGGCCCTATATCCTTTGAAACAGACTCGTGGGGATTCGGCTGCACCATTGTTGAAATGTTGACTGGTAATCAACCTTGGTATGGATGTCCTGTTAGTGTAGTTTACAACTCAGTTGTCGAAAAGCATGAAAAACCCCTTGTTCCAAGTGGCCTTCCTTCTTCAATTGAGAATCTCCTCAATGGATGCTTTGAGTATGATTTGAGGAATCGCCCACTGATGAAAGATATTCAGCGTGTCTTCAAAAGGTTTGTatcctttaatttctttttcaatttaaaaaaaaaaaaagtcatagTTCTGACCATGCAGCGGTGCAGCTTTTTGTTAGCTTTCACAAAAGTTACCGTTTTGTTGGATTTAGCTAACTATTAAGTATAAATCAAGGTAACTGAACATTTAACATGGGTAGCTAATTAATTGAGAAACAGTGTAAGTGCTCTGCACTTTGCTTCCACTCATCCATGATCACTTTTGAACCTGGAAAAATTGAACAAATAATCTTTgagaaaatcatgaaattgtGTGTGACTAAgcatttaattttctaattatcTTGAAGAAAAGAAGTATATGATACTCAAAATCATTCAGTCCTTAACTTTACTGCATACTTTGCAGCGCACTTGATGAACTGGCAAATGATGGAGGATGGAGATATCTTGGAAATGTGAAAGCTACTGCAAAATCAAGCAGCACTGGCTACACAGAGTGGTTTCTCTCAAAGGATCCTCTTCAAGTGCATGATACAGTGCGATCCAGGAAGTCTTCCAATTCATGCACATCTCAAAATATGGATGTCCCGGGTGGAACTGTTGTTGGCCTAGAACGTAATCCAGATAATGGATTTGTTCTTGTGAGGGTCCATGGAATTCATGACCCAATAAGAGTTCAAGCGTCAACTCTTGAACGTGTCACATTTGGCCTTGCGGCTGGCGATTGGGTTCGATTGAAGGATGAAAACGAGAAACACTCGCCAGTTGGCATCTTACATCACATTGACCGTGAAGGTAGAATGACTGTGGGATTTATCGGTTTGCAGACCCTTTGGAAGGGAAATTCTTCGCAGCTCGAAATGGCTAAATCATACTGTGTTGGCCAGTTTGTTAGGCTGAAAGAGAATGTCTTGAGTCCTCGATTTGAATGGCGTAAACGGAGAGGGACCTGGGCTACCGGCAAAATTTCATGGATCCTACCAAACGGGTGTTTGGTCGTCAAGTTCCCAGGGCTGCTGCCTTTTGGTAACGAATCAAGAACCTTCTTGGCTGATCCTTCTGAGGTTGAAATGGTTGATTTCAAGACTTGTCCCGGAATGATAGAGAAGTATCAACATGTAGAGGATCATCATTGGGCAATTAGGCCTGTTCTAATTGCGTTCGGCATATTCACAGCTTTGAAATTTGGCATGTTTGCTGGAAAGAAGGTTGGGAGGAGCATGAAGAAAGTTAATGCAATAGAAAGTGAAGTTGATGGTCAAAATGCTAACAATTCTACAAGGAGATCTTCCACTGCTATTATGAATCCTGGCAACCCAACTTGGGTTCCTTCGGTTGCCAACATTCTCTTTAAAGAAGGCGGCAGTTCCACTCCCACAGTTCGGTAGTTTACCATGCAATCTCAATACGGTTGGATTACTAACGACTATATTTCAGAATGAATCAATGAATTCCATCAGCTTTTATTCCATcctatgaaaaaaaaaatgaagattgTAATTATGCAAAAATAGCAATTAGGTTAAATATGAAAGTAGAAAATGTACATATCCTTCACTTGGATTACCTAGACATTGTACATATGTTTCCATGCAGATGCTTTTGGATGATGCATGCTATCAAAAAGAAAACTGAATATGTGCTTGTTTAAGGTTAGAAAAGTTTGTAAGGGTGGCAGTGGCACATTTCTTATGATTGTTGCTTGATATCAATTTCTATTGATTTATGATAATTCAAAGTGTTGGAAAATATGTCGTGGTCTGAATTTAGTATTATGAGATCTGCATCCGGGACAAGCTTTAGTTCAAAGGTGAGGGAGCTGCAGGAATATGTTGATTATGGCATCAAAATTTTTGTGACGGCTAAAAAATGTCATATTGTGGTTCTGAAGCTGCAAATACGGATTTACTAGTGAATTATGGTATATGAATATAAATGATCCTTATCTGCTCCTTGAACTAGTTCTGATTATTGTAAACTATTCTACGTTCTACATTAAGCTAGGATAAGGAACCCAGAAAAtggcttttgtttctttttttatttatttgggtACTTCTGTACTTTCcctattgaatttttaattgtaTGCGTCGTATGGTGTAAAATTGCTCCATCGAAAGAAAATTGAATTGGCGCTTTTAAAATAATGAACCGACCCCAGGTATAGATTGAAATAATGCTTTCctttaaacaaaaatttttgGGACCAATTACAATCGTATTTTCTGAAATGCAGTGAGATTTAATCGTGATATTTATGTAACAATACatctaatatttttgtatttataaacGACATTGTAATAATAACCCTTGCATTTCTTAAAATGAAACATGTTACCTCTTACCATTCTCAAACGTGCATTTAAATCTTAAACAATGCCCAATGATTGCAAGCATGTCATGTACTCTTTGCTATAAAATACGTTGCTTTATAAATCTAGTGTTGATAATGTATTTTAGAACGGAGAGGGTATTAAATATTTGGTATTCAGCCTATATACTCTACTGAAAGTGAGACTGCAATTTACGAGTGATAATATTCGATTCAGAACAGAAGATGGAGGAAAGGAGCAACTAAAAAACCTCTCCATCCCATTTATGTGTGGCTAAAAACAAGTTAACAGATAAGTCTGAATGCAAACTCGAACAACAAAAATAAGCTTCCACCTCCACAACTAACAGCAAACATATTTGATATCTGTACATATTACGGGCAAAACAAGTGAATACAGTATGATCCACCAAAGAGAAAAAGTCAACCTTGGCATGGCTTTTTGGGCCACAAAGGCAAAACAATATACAAAAGTACTCCTTAACCTccttcatattctttcattacCTCTTTCTATTTTGCAGAAACAATACCTACCTCCCTCACAAGTTGATCAGTCATAGCTGAAAGTCTAGCAATTCCTTCTTTTACCTCAGCAAAACAGGCGTTGTTCAAGTCGGTCATCGAATCAGGGTTTTGGTAAATACCGATAGCCTTGGTCAATAGTTGTCGTCTCATTTCTGCGAGTTTATGTAAAGCGCTAGTGGCAGCTTCAACTTCCGACTGAGCTGCTTCCAGCTGAAGTCTCTCAACTGCCAAATCTTCCATGCTGTTCTCACCAATTTTCTCCTGCGTCAAGGCATACCGCCTTTTGAGATCATTTGTGTCTTCGGTTAACTTTTCCCTTACTTTCTTTAACTCTTCCTCCTTTGCATCCAACCTTGCAAGTGTCATTTTGAGCTCCTCATCTTTTATTGTTAGAGCCCTGTGTGCGGCCAGAACCTCCATCTCCTTTGCTTTTAAGTTGTCTTTGGTTAACTGAAGCTCACTCTCAAGCCGTTTTTGCTGCCACCTCACTTCATTATCCGGTTCCTTGATTAGTTGCTCAAGTAGTTCACTGCCCTCTTCATGTAGTGCTCTTGATGAGTTAATATCTTCATCCTTTATGGAAGCAACCAGTTTGTTTGTAACATCTAAGATTTTTTCTAATACAGCTTCAGCCTGGGAAGCTTTCAGGTTTGTGTCTTTTAATATGTTCTCGACCGCTTTAACACGCTCATCTTTCTCCTTCAGCGAACAGGTTGCTTCAATAAGTTGTGCTTCTTTGTCCCTCAAGAGCAGCTTGAGATCAGAGATTTCATTGTTTACTTCTGCCAACGTCTTCCTAGCTTTAGAAAGTTCCAAGTCTTTCTCCTCCAAGATAGCCTGAAGAGAAGCCTTTTCAGATTTGAAATGCTGGATTTCCATCTTAGCATCAACGAGCTCCGTTTCTTTAGCATGAAGAATGGCACTTGTTTCATTAAACTCAGTACTTTTTTTCTCTAATTCTTGTTGAAGGAAAGAAACTTCTCTAACTGCCTGCTTCAAAGTTGTTCCCTCTTTCCTCAGCTCCCCTAGTAACTTCACCACAAGCTCCTTTTCCATAGTTAAATCCTGTTCGAGTTCTCTGTTCCGGGCCTCTGCAATCCTAAGTTTCGCTCGCTCACCTTCCACTTCTACTTGAGCATCGTTCAAACTTGCCATGTATGACATGACATTTTCCCTTTGCTCAGCAAGTTCAGACAGCTGCTGCTCCAACAACCGCTCTTGTTCCTCCATTTTGCCTCTAGAAGATGCGAGTGATTGCTGAGAAGAAACCAATTCAGACCTCACATCACTGAGAAGCTTCTTCACCCTTCTGAAATCTTCCAGAGTCTCATTACTCTCCTGCACGTGTCTAGAAGCATCCTCTCCCAACCGCTTAAGTTCCTCCTGTGCCAACAACCATTCCATTGCCTGCTGCTCCAAGGTAGCCTCAGCAGACTTCAGTTTTTCTTCTTCGAACTTCCTCTGAGTCAGCGAAACCTCAAGTTCCTGTTCTTTTACATGGACAGCCTTCTGGAGTTCTTGAAGctcaattttttgtttgttcATAACCTCATTTGTTTCAATCAAAAGTTGAGCTTTCTGTTTAAGCTCAGCATCAATAAGTGCTGCTTCTTCACTCTTCTTCACCACGTCAATCTTCATTTGCTCCACTTCTGCCTCCTTCAAGGACAGTGCCCTCTTCATGGTAGCAACCTCTTGATCACGCTCCCTGAGAAGGAGCTTCAGTACCTCCATCTGACCTGCTTGAGAAACCAAGTTAGTCTTAGCttccttcatctcctcttccAGCTTCTCATACTTGGTGCGAGCAGCCGCAATTTCCCTCTCCTGTTGCTCCAACTCTTCCTTTGTGTGCTTCAACTCAGTGCTCTCCAAAATAACCGTCCTCTCTACCTCCATCAGATGCTCTTCCTTCTTTATCAATTCCCTGAGTGCAGCCTGAAGAT includes:
- the LOC130935705 gene encoding E3 ubiquitin-protein ligase KEG isoform X2, yielding MAREVISTPPGASFDYDLLEGDSDIPGTVSRGTSPWIEPERLKLRHRIGRGPFGDLWLATHHHSTEDYDEYHEVAAKMLYPIREDNTKIILEKFNELYSMCQGVASVCWLHGISIINGRICIIMNLYEGSVGDKMARLREGRVSLKDVLRYGINLAQGVLELHSKGILILNLKPFNVLLDDNDQAILGDVGIPNLLLGSSCLSSDMAQRLGTANYMAPEQWEPEIRGPISFETDSWGFGCTIVEMLTGNQPWYGCPVSVVYNSVVEKHEKPLVPSGLPSSIENLLNGCFEYDLRNRPLMKDIQRVFKSALDELANDGGWRYLGNVKATAKSSSTGYTEWFLSKDPLQVHDTVRSRKSSNSCTSQNMDVPGGTVVGLERNPDNGFVLVRVHGIHDPIRVQASTLERVTFGLAAGDWVRLKDENEKHSPVGILHHIDREGRMTVGFIGLQTLWKGNSSQLEMAKSYCVGQFVRLKENVLSPRFEWRKRRGTWATGKISWILPNGCLVVKFPGLLPFGNESRTFLADPSEVEMVDFKTCPGMIEKYQHVEDHHWAIRPVLIAFGIFTALKFGMFAGKKVGRSMKKVNAIESEVDGQNANNSTRRSSTAIMNPGNPTWVPSVANILFKEGGSSTPTVR
- the LOC130935705 gene encoding E3 ubiquitin-protein ligase KEG isoform X1, which translates into the protein MNVTTSDSGMAREVISTPPGASFDYDLLEGDSDIPGTVSRGTSPWIEPERLKLRHRIGRGPFGDLWLATHHHSTEDYDEYHEVAAKMLYPIREDNTKIILEKFNELYSMCQGVASVCWLHGISIINGRICIIMNLYEGSVGDKMARLREGRVSLKDVLRYGINLAQGVLELHSKGILILNLKPFNVLLDDNDQAILGDVGIPNLLLGSSCLSSDMAQRLGTANYMAPEQWEPEIRGPISFETDSWGFGCTIVEMLTGNQPWYGCPVSVVYNSVVEKHEKPLVPSGLPSSIENLLNGCFEYDLRNRPLMKDIQRVFKSALDELANDGGWRYLGNVKATAKSSSTGYTEWFLSKDPLQVHDTVRSRKSSNSCTSQNMDVPGGTVVGLERNPDNGFVLVRVHGIHDPIRVQASTLERVTFGLAAGDWVRLKDENEKHSPVGILHHIDREGRMTVGFIGLQTLWKGNSSQLEMAKSYCVGQFVRLKENVLSPRFEWRKRRGTWATGKISWILPNGCLVVKFPGLLPFGNESRTFLADPSEVEMVDFKTCPGMIEKYQHVEDHHWAIRPVLIAFGIFTALKFGMFAGKKVGRSMKKVNAIESEVDGQNANNSTRRSSTAIMNPGNPTWVPSVANILFKEGGSSTPTVR
- the LOC130932491 gene encoding uncharacterized protein LOC130932491 → MAFNSSLRLPSSSQYYSHFCSVRFKYSKLHNVHSQIDLVTTKKRKCCIKSILNDNRPSINDYGAAKSARLLLEKLFEQAQKLEHQMATGATGESYDGEDAQLAYNLSMLESDLQAALRELIKKEEHLMEVERTVILESTELKHTKEELEQQEREIAAARTKYEKLEEEMKEAKTNLVSQAGQMEVLKLLLRERDQEVATMKRALSLKEAEVEQMKIDVVKKSEEAALIDAELKQKAQLLIETNEVMNKQKIELQELQKAVHVKEQELEVSLTQRKFEEEKLKSAEATLEQQAMEWLLAQEELKRLGEDASRHVQESNETLEDFRRVKKLLSDVRSELVSSQQSLASSRGKMEEQERLLEQQLSELAEQRENVMSYMASLNDAQVEVEGERAKLRIAEARNRELEQDLTMEKELVVKLLGELRKEGTTLKQAVREVSFLQQELEKKSTEFNETSAILHAKETELVDAKMEIQHFKSEKASLQAILEEKDLELSKARKTLAEVNNEISDLKLLLRDKEAQLIEATCSLKEKDERVKAVENILKDTNLKASQAEAVLEKILDVTNKLVASIKDEDINSSRALHEEGSELLEQLIKEPDNEVRWQQKRLESELQLTKDNLKAKEMEVLAAHRALTIKDEELKMTLARLDAKEEELKKVREKLTEDTNDLKRRYALTQEKIGENSMEDLAVERLQLEAAQSEVEAATSALHKLAEMRRQLLTKAIGIYQNPDSMTDLNNACFAEVKEGIARLSAMTDQLVREVGIVSAK